A single Methanolobus sp. ZRKC5 DNA region contains:
- a CDS encoding 2-oxoacid:acceptor oxidoreductase family protein — MAEKVIKSAGLYPEFSRKGGAAPTATHYCPGCGHGIIHKLIGEAMFDLEIQDRSVMISPVGCAVFAYYYFDCGNLQVAHGRAPAVGTGVSRAQDNAVVVAYQGDGDLASIGLNETLQAANRGEKIAVFFVNNTVYGMTGGQMAPTTLIGEKTVTCPDGRDPRFAGYPLHMCELLDNLKAPVFIERVSISDISHIRKARKAIRKALEIQRDGKGYAFVEILSNCPTNLRQNSEQSTKFVNEQMEQEFPLGNLRDLSAETEPLLRENSVFDKEAIDALFNLETESSADAILNPSLPEVQIKAAGFGGQGVLSMGLTLAHAGCDGQRFVSWYPSYGPEQRGGTSNCSVVVSGESIGSPVVYTPDVLVAMNRPSLEKFAVDVKEGGYILYDSTIGECDIPEGVTGVAVPAIKIAGDAGSEKAANTVMLGVIMALGITGLGEDNFKAALAETFSKKPKLIPLNHAVLDAAAAWTKENI; from the coding sequence ATGGCAGAAAAAGTTATCAAAAGCGCAGGTTTGTATCCTGAATTCTCCCGTAAGGGTGGTGCAGCACCGACTGCAACTCACTATTGTCCAGGATGTGGTCACGGTATTATTCACAAGCTCATTGGTGAAGCAATGTTCGATCTGGAGATACAGGACCGCAGTGTCATGATAAGTCCTGTAGGCTGTGCTGTTTTCGCTTATTATTACTTTGATTGTGGAAATCTCCAGGTAGCTCATGGTCGTGCACCAGCTGTTGGAACCGGTGTTTCAAGAGCGCAGGATAATGCGGTGGTTGTCGCTTACCAGGGTGATGGTGACCTTGCATCTATAGGTTTGAATGAGACTCTGCAGGCAGCTAACCGTGGTGAGAAGATAGCAGTATTCTTTGTCAATAACACGGTTTATGGTATGACGGGAGGTCAGATGGCACCAACCACTCTTATTGGGGAGAAGACCGTTACCTGTCCTGATGGAAGAGACCCACGGTTTGCAGGTTATCCTCTGCACATGTGTGAGCTTCTCGACAATCTGAAAGCCCCTGTATTTATTGAAAGGGTCTCGATCTCAGATATATCCCATATCCGCAAGGCACGCAAGGCTATCCGCAAAGCTCTTGAGATACAGCGTGATGGCAAAGGATATGCATTTGTTGAGATACTTTCAAATTGTCCTACAAATCTGAGGCAGAACTCTGAACAGAGCACTAAGTTTGTGAACGAGCAAATGGAACAGGAGTTCCCATTGGGCAATTTAAGGGACCTGTCAGCTGAGACGGAACCACTTCTCAGGGAAAATAGTGTTTTTGATAAAGAGGCAATTGATGCCCTCTTCAATCTTGAGACTGAGTCATCTGCTGATGCAATCCTGAATCCTTCGCTCCCGGAAGTCCAGATAAAGGCAGCAGGATTTGGAGGTCAGGGTGTACTTAGTATGGGATTGACCCTTGCACACGCAGGTTGTGATGGGCAGCGTTTCGTTTCATGGTATCCGTCATACGGTCCTGAACAAAGAGGTGGCACATCCAACTGTTCAGTGGTTGTTTCAGGTGAATCTATTGGTTCTCCTGTGGTCTACACTCCTGATGTTCTTGTTGCAATGAACCGTCCTTCGCTGGAAAAATTCGCTGTTGATGTCAAAGAAGGTGGTTACATACTCTACGACTCGACCATAGGCGAATGTGATATCCCCGAAGGTGTCACTGGTGTGGCTGTACCGGCAATTAAGATCGCAGGTGATGCCGGTTCAGAGAAAGCTGCAAATACGGTCATGCTCGGAGTTATCATGGCTCTTGGAATAACAGGTCTTGGTGAGGACAATTTCAAAGCTGCTCTGGCTGAAACTTTCTCCAAGAAACCAAAACTCATTCCGCTCAATCATGCTGTTCTGGATGCAGCAGCAGCCTGGACAAAAGAGAATATCTGA
- a CDS encoding ferredoxin family protein, translating to MSGKKEPYPVINIIECKACGRCIVACPKSVLKMSEKLNERGYYYVEYAGEGCTGCANCYYTCPEPLAIEIHIPLKD from the coding sequence ATGTCAGGCAAGAAAGAACCTTACCCGGTTATTAATATCATTGAGTGTAAAGCCTGCGGACGTTGTATTGTTGCATGTCCTAAAAGTGTCCTGAAAATGAGTGAGAAGCTCAACGAGAGGGGATACTACTATGTAGAGTATGCAGGTGAGGGCTGTACAGGTTGTGCCAATTGCTACTATACCTGTCCTGAGCCGCTTGCTATAGAGATACACATTCCGCTTAAAGATTAA
- a CDS encoding AMP-binding protein, with the protein MTSLLDRYISRVEYDSYEDFKENFKINVPDNFNFAYDVVDVYAVQEPDKKALVWCDDNDNEKILTFKDLEYYSNKTASMLNDLGVKKGDSVMLMLKSRYEFWFCLLALHRIGATAVPATHMLTRKDIVYRVERAVINTVICAPDEGVLSYVDEAYEEISSILKNRLVIGIEKEGWLDFTAEMEKASEDFVRPTGEDATSNNDILLNYFSSGTTGFPKMVQHNFVYPLAHIITAKYWQNVTDEGLHYTVADSGWAKCVWGKIYGQWLSGSSVFVYDYEKFSADRMLENAIKYGVTTFCAPPTIYRFLIREDLSNYDFSSLKYCVTAGEPLNPEVYEQFYRITGMKLMEGFGQTETVVSVATYPWLEPKPGSMGKPSPEYDIILLNSEGKPCEVGEEGEIVIDTSFGNPPGIFAGYRSDEQMTSRVWHDGYYHTGDMAWKDEDGYYWFVGRADDIIKTSGYRVGPFEVESALIEHPAVLECAITGVPDPVRGQVIKATIVLTKDYTAGDELKKELQNHVKKVTAPYKYPRVVEFVPELPKTISGKIRRVEIRDHDKESDK; encoded by the coding sequence ATGACTTCATTACTTGACAGATATATTTCACGTGTTGAATATGATTCCTATGAAGATTTTAAGGAAAACTTCAAAATAAACGTTCCTGATAATTTTAACTTTGCCTACGATGTAGTTGATGTTTATGCTGTGCAAGAGCCTGATAAAAAAGCTCTCGTCTGGTGCGATGACAACGACAACGAAAAGATACTCACTTTCAAGGATCTTGAGTATTATAGTAACAAGACTGCCAGTATGCTTAATGATCTTGGCGTCAAAAAAGGCGATAGCGTAATGCTCATGCTAAAGAGCAGGTATGAGTTCTGGTTCTGTCTGCTTGCACTTCACAGAATAGGTGCCACTGCAGTTCCTGCCACACATATGCTTACAAGGAAGGATATCGTCTACAGGGTAGAGCGTGCAGTTATCAACACTGTCATCTGCGCACCTGATGAAGGTGTCCTCAGTTATGTGGATGAGGCTTACGAAGAGATAAGCAGCATACTGAAAAATCGTCTGGTCATTGGAATTGAAAAGGAAGGCTGGCTTGATTTCACAGCAGAAATGGAAAAGGCATCTGAGGATTTTGTCCGTCCAACCGGTGAGGATGCAACTTCAAACAATGATATTTTGCTGAATTACTTCTCATCAGGTACAACAGGTTTCCCTAAGATGGTGCAACATAATTTTGTTTATCCTCTTGCACATATTATAACTGCAAAATACTGGCAGAATGTCACAGATGAAGGTCTCCACTACACTGTTGCCGACTCAGGTTGGGCAAAATGCGTATGGGGTAAGATTTATGGCCAGTGGCTCTCTGGCAGTTCTGTTTTTGTCTATGATTATGAAAAATTCAGTGCAGACAGGATGCTTGAGAACGCCATTAAGTATGGTGTAACTACATTCTGCGCTCCGCCAACCATATACAGGTTCCTAATCAGGGAAGACCTTAGTAACTATGATTTCAGCAGTCTCAAGTACTGTGTAACAGCAGGAGAACCGTTGAATCCTGAAGTCTATGAACAGTTCTACCGCATAACAGGCATGAAGCTCATGGAAGGATTCGGACAGACAGAAACCGTTGTTTCCGTTGCAACTTACCCATGGCTAGAACCAAAACCAGGTTCTATGGGCAAACCTTCTCCTGAATATGATATCATTCTCCTTAACAGCGAAGGCAAACCATGTGAGGTTGGTGAGGAAGGCGAGATCGTCATCGACACAAGTTTCGGAAACCCACCTGGCATATTCGCTGGATACCGCTCTGATGAGCAAATGACTTCCAGGGTCTGGCATGATGGATATTACCACACAGGTGATATGGCATGGAAGGACGAAGATGGTTACTATTGGTTTGTTGGCAGAGCCGATGATATCATTAAGACATCCGGTTACCGTGTAGGTCCTTTTGAAGTAGAGAGTGCTCTTATAGAACACCCTGCTGTTCTTGAGTGTGCCATCACAGGTGTGCCTGATCCTGTAAGGGGGCAGGTCATCAAAGCAACTATTGTTCTTACAAAGGATTACACTGCAGGCGATGAACTGAAAAAAGAGCTTCAGAATCATGTAAAGAAGGTCACTGCACCTTATAAGTACCCACGTGTGGTCGAGTTCGTACCTGAACTTCCAAAGACCATCAGCGGAAAGATAAGACGTGTAGAAATACGCGACCACGACAAGGAAAGTGATAAGTAA
- a CDS encoding 3-methyl-2-oxobutanoate dehydrogenase subunit VorB — translation MATQLVKGNTAAVIGALYAGCDCYFGYPITPASEILQEASKYFPMMGRKFVQAESEEAAINMVYGAASTGHRVMTASSGPGISLKQEGVSYLAGAELPCVIVDIMRAGPGLGNIGPEQGDYSQVVKGGGHGNYKSIVLAPNSVQEMCDMVIKGFELAFKYRTPVYVLADGVLGQMVESLQFPEVSVRSEIDTSWAVSGTADTKENLVTSIFLDFNQLEEFNYEIQEKYDTIKEQEADFEDYMATDASIILVSYGISSRICRSAVDLARKEGIKVGLFRPKTLFPFPEKELKEIADSRECTFVSVEMSNGQMLEDIKLAIECSRPTELVYRMGGNLITMDQVLESIRKIAAKEE, via the coding sequence ATGGCAACACAATTAGTAAAAGGTAACACAGCAGCTGTCATTGGCGCATTATACGCTGGCTGTGACTGTTATTTTGGTTATCCTATTACCCCTGCAAGTGAGATATTGCAGGAGGCTTCAAAATATTTCCCCATGATGGGAAGGAAATTCGTACAGGCTGAATCAGAAGAGGCTGCCATTAATATGGTCTATGGTGCAGCATCCACCGGTCACAGGGTCATGACCGCATCTTCAGGTCCAGGTATAAGTCTGAAGCAGGAAGGAGTTTCCTATCTTGCTGGTGCTGAACTTCCCTGTGTCATAGTTGATATTATGAGAGCAGGTCCAGGGCTTGGTAATATAGGTCCTGAACAGGGTGATTACAGTCAGGTTGTAAAGGGCGGCGGACACGGTAATTACAAGAGTATAGTATTGGCTCCCAACTCCGTACAGGAAATGTGCGACATGGTCATCAAAGGCTTTGAACTTGCTTTCAAGTACCGTACCCCTGTCTATGTGCTGGCTGACGGAGTACTTGGCCAGATGGTTGAGTCCCTGCAGTTCCCGGAGGTTTCTGTCAGATCGGAAATTGACACATCATGGGCTGTAAGCGGAACAGCTGATACCAAAGAGAATCTTGTTACATCTATATTCCTTGATTTCAACCAGTTGGAAGAGTTCAACTATGAGATCCAGGAGAAATACGACACCATAAAAGAACAAGAGGCCGATTTCGAAGATTACATGGCAACGGATGCATCCATAATCCTTGTTTCCTATGGAATCAGCAGTCGTATATGCAGGTCAGCAGTCGACCTGGCAAGAAAGGAAGGTATCAAAGTCGGTCTTTTCAGACCAAAGACACTCTTCCCGTTCCCTGAAAAAGAATTAAAGGAAATTGCAGATTCAAGGGAATGCACATTTGTCTCCGTTGAAATGAGTAACGGACAAATGCTTGAGGATATCAAACTTGCTATTGAGTGCAGCAGACCCACAGAACTTGTATATCGCATGGGTGGAAACCTGATAACAATGGACCAGGTGCTGGAAAGTATCAGGAAAATAGCTGCAAAGGAGGAATAA
- a CDS encoding NADP-dependent malic enzyme, with protein MDEHFKFFTCKEGDNSLGERSLEIHENAGGVIGISGKVPLNNMEDLSLAYTPGVAEPCKKIAENVDNVYRYTTKKNSVAIITDGSAVLGLGNIGPYAALPVMEGKALIFKELADIDAFPVCLDTTDTEEIIRTVKHIAPAFGGINLEDISAPRCFEIEERLRNELSIPVFHDDQHGTAVVVIAGLINALRVIGKEIPNIKVVISGAGAAGKAIAFKLLHAGINPERLIVCDSRGSIYKGRIEGMNPEKEEIAMATNKQNIKGTLANVLVNADVFIGVSAPGIVNSEMVSSMASDAIVFAMANPVPEIMPNIAKEAGARVIATGRSDCPNQINNCLGFPGIFRGALDTRASDITPEMELAAVYALAGIVTDDKLSENYIIPGSLDKKVVETVASAVAEAAVRSGVSKINAL; from the coding sequence ATGGATGAACATTTTAAGTTTTTCACGTGCAAGGAAGGTGACAATAGTCTGGGGGAGCGGTCTTTGGAAATACATGAAAATGCAGGTGGAGTTATTGGTATTAGTGGCAAGGTTCCTCTCAATAATATGGAGGATCTCAGTCTTGCCTATACTCCCGGAGTTGCCGAACCATGCAAAAAAATAGCAGAAAACGTAGATAACGTTTATAGATACACCACGAAAAAGAACTCGGTAGCAATAATTACAGATGGTTCTGCTGTCCTTGGTCTTGGAAACATTGGTCCGTATGCTGCTTTACCTGTAATGGAGGGTAAAGCTCTGATATTCAAAGAACTTGCAGACATCGATGCGTTTCCTGTTTGTCTGGACACGACCGATACTGAGGAGATAATCCGCACAGTTAAACATATAGCACCTGCTTTTGGTGGTATTAACCTGGAAGATATCAGTGCTCCCCGGTGTTTTGAGATAGAGGAACGATTGCGTAATGAACTTTCTATACCCGTGTTCCATGATGATCAGCATGGAACAGCAGTTGTGGTCATTGCTGGTTTGATCAATGCCTTGAGGGTCATTGGTAAAGAAATACCAAACATTAAAGTGGTCATATCGGGAGCCGGGGCTGCAGGAAAAGCGATAGCTTTCAAATTGCTACACGCTGGTATCAATCCTGAAAGGCTTATTGTATGTGATAGTCGTGGATCTATTTACAAAGGACGCATAGAAGGTATGAATCCTGAAAAAGAGGAAATTGCCATGGCGACAAACAAACAAAATATAAAAGGGACACTTGCAAACGTGCTGGTTAATGCTGACGTTTTTATCGGTGTTTCAGCACCCGGGATAGTAAACAGTGAAATGGTTTCATCCATGGCATCGGATGCAATTGTTTTTGCAATGGCCAATCCTGTTCCTGAGATAATGCCGAACATTGCAAAAGAAGCAGGTGCCAGAGTCATTGCAACGGGTCGATCTGATTGTCCTAACCAGATAAACAATTGTCTTGGTTTTCCAGGTATATTCCGTGGTGCTCTGGACACGCGTGCCAGTGATATAACCCCGGAAATGGAGCTGGCGGCAGTGTATGCACTTGCAGGTATCGTTACAGATGATAAGCTCAGCGAGAATTACATAATCCCCGGTTCGCTTGATAAAAAAGTTGTGGAAACTGTAGCATCAGCTGTTGCAGAAGCGGCTGTTAGAAGTGGCGTTTCAAAGATTAACGCTCTTTAG
- a CDS encoding TIGR00297 family protein: MEHEYRRQLLHAAFGLLILLFPFIGPEVLLLLSFLVIIGMTFLPEDSAINRYLYKKPLPGSREMLTDSINEGLKSAKNLAIAVFILMLISSLLEFTSYQLPLYVIAGAIAISTFGTSAANFIRHRKKLQSLRYDPKNIDGRESHLLPSSIVLLGVGIITAYIAGTWLMHWHKIDVNPNMLFFLVVIGSTTGALFESIPSRIDNNLSVPLGSGMSMWLFSSFGYSVPPQQMFVALVFSLVLGYLAYRTKIADLSALFSAALLGVLIIVFTELFWFILLLTFFILGGAFTKFKYKYKESIGLAQSKGGMRSYENVFSNSTAALVLAICYGIYPQHADLIIFAYLGTVATATGDTLASEIGTTAQSQPIMITTLKRTHAGVDGAVTILGEIAALLGSMVIGLLPVLFGRVDDTFLAITVTTAGGFLGTNVDSLLGATLQKQGILSNSGVNFVATFAGAIISGALYLLLV, translated from the coding sequence ATGGAGCATGAATACAGAAGGCAATTACTTCATGCTGCCTTCGGTCTTTTGATACTGCTTTTCCCATTTATCGGACCCGAGGTACTGCTGCTATTGAGTTTTTTGGTTATAATTGGAATGACTTTTCTTCCAGAAGATTCAGCAATAAACAGATACCTATACAAAAAACCACTTCCAGGCTCAAGGGAAATGCTCACTGATAGCATCAATGAGGGATTGAAAAGTGCAAAGAACCTAGCCATTGCAGTATTTATCCTGATGCTAATAAGCTCATTATTAGAATTCACATCGTATCAGCTTCCACTATATGTTATTGCAGGCGCAATAGCAATATCCACTTTTGGTACCAGTGCTGCGAATTTCATACGGCACAGAAAAAAGCTGCAATCTCTTCGCTATGATCCGAAAAATATTGATGGCCGCGAATCTCATCTGTTACCCTCAAGTATCGTACTCCTTGGTGTGGGAATAATAACAGCATACATTGCCGGAACATGGCTCATGCACTGGCATAAAATAGATGTCAACCCGAATATGCTATTTTTCCTGGTTGTCATTGGTTCTACAACAGGTGCTCTTTTTGAATCAATTCCTTCACGTATAGATAACAATCTCTCTGTTCCTCTTGGTTCTGGGATGTCGATGTGGCTGTTCAGCTCTTTCGGATACTCAGTACCACCTCAACAGATGTTCGTTGCACTTGTTTTTTCATTGGTCCTGGGTTATCTGGCCTATAGGACAAAAATAGCTGATCTTTCAGCACTTTTCAGTGCGGCCCTGCTTGGGGTGCTAATCATTGTTTTCACTGAACTCTTCTGGTTCATACTCCTGCTAACATTCTTTATTCTGGGAGGAGCTTTCACCAAATTCAAGTATAAGTACAAGGAATCAATCGGTCTTGCACAATCAAAGGGTGGAATGCGCAGTTATGAAAATGTTTTCAGTAACAGCACAGCAGCTCTTGTACTTGCCATATGCTACGGGATATATCCGCAACATGCAGACCTGATAATCTTTGCTTATCTTGGCACTGTCGCAACAGCAACAGGTGATACACTTGCAAGTGAGATTGGAACGACAGCCCAGTCACAACCAATAATGATAACCACCCTAAAACGCACGCATGCGGGAGTTGATGGTGCAGTAACAATACTTGGAGAAATAGCAGCACTCCTGGGCTCAATGGTCATAGGCTTGCTTCCGGTCCTCTTTGGAAGAGTGGATGATACGTTCCTTGCCATAACTGTTACAACTGCAGGTGGGTTTTTGGGAACGAATGTAGATAGTCTTCTTGGTGCAACTCTCCAGAAACAGGGAATACTCTCAAACAGTGGTGTCAATTTTGTAGCTACCTTTGCAGGTGCCATTATATCAGGAGCACTCTATCTTTTGCTGGTATAA
- a CDS encoding IS66 family transposase, which yields MCIDREEILAVYEAGPEAVVELVTRLLGIIEHQSLQIAQLEERVRHLEEMLEKNSRNSSKPPSTDSYARNKPTVKSQRKKTNKHVGGQNGHPGTTLRINDDPDEVIVHPVNQCVNCGRSLASVPSNYERRQVFDIPPITINCIEHRCEIKTCPKCSHVNKALFPDGVTQPTQYGHRVKSFAVYLHTYQLLPYQRVTKLFSDILGCKISPATLVNTERSCFEKLGAFENTVKHLLKESPVINLDETGMRINAVRNWLHVAGTDKLTYYFAHRKRGSEAMDAMGILPGYTGVATHDFWKPYNKYECQHSLCNAHLLRELTGASENRDQQWPKIMSDLLICIKHHVDNDLLDTELIQRFSEDYDHITCLGVNENPPDPESNVRSKKRGRKKQTTVKNLLDRFIGHKEDILRFMYDQNVPFDNNQAERDIRMTKVQQKISGTFRSEQGAKNFCRIRGYVSTVNKNSESVIDAISAIFYGNSFVPKLQN from the coding sequence ATTTGTATAGACCGCGAAGAAATACTTGCAGTTTATGAAGCTGGTCCAGAAGCAGTAGTAGAACTTGTAACTCGATTACTTGGGATAATTGAACATCAATCTCTCCAAATTGCACAACTTGAAGAGCGTGTCAGGCATTTGGAAGAAATGCTTGAAAAGAATAGTCGCAACAGTAGCAAACCACCTTCTACTGATTCTTATGCACGGAATAAACCAACCGTTAAAAGTCAAAGAAAAAAGACCAATAAGCATGTAGGTGGTCAAAACGGTCATCCTGGTACTACATTAAGAATAAATGATGATCCGGATGAAGTTATTGTTCATCCTGTTAATCAATGCGTCAATTGTGGGAGATCGTTAGCTTCTGTTCCCTCTAACTATGAAAGAAGACAGGTCTTTGACATTCCTCCTATAACTATCAATTGCATTGAACATCGTTGCGAGATTAAAACATGTCCCAAATGTTCTCATGTAAACAAAGCTCTTTTTCCAGATGGTGTAACTCAGCCGACTCAATACGGTCATCGAGTTAAGTCATTTGCAGTTTATTTGCACACTTACCAATTACTTCCTTATCAGCGTGTTACCAAGTTGTTCTCTGATATTTTGGGATGCAAGATAAGTCCTGCTACTTTGGTGAACACGGAACGTAGTTGTTTTGAGAAGCTTGGAGCTTTTGAAAATACAGTGAAACATCTCCTGAAAGAATCTCCTGTCATCAATCTGGATGAAACAGGAATGAGAATAAATGCAGTTCGTAATTGGCTTCATGTGGCAGGTACAGACAAACTGACCTATTATTTTGCACATCGCAAAAGGGGCTCAGAAGCAATGGATGCTATGGGCATATTACCAGGTTACACTGGTGTTGCAACACATGATTTTTGGAAACCGTACAACAAATATGAATGTCAACATTCATTATGTAATGCACATTTATTACGAGAGTTAACTGGAGCTTCCGAAAACAGGGATCAACAGTGGCCAAAGATAATGAGTGATCTCTTGATATGCATTAAACATCATGTTGATAATGATCTTTTAGATACTGAGCTAATTCAAAGGTTCAGTGAGGATTATGATCACATAACTTGTTTAGGAGTGAATGAAAATCCTCCTGATCCGGAATCAAATGTGCGGTCTAAAAAACGAGGACGTAAGAAGCAGACCACGGTAAAGAATTTGCTGGATAGGTTTATTGGCCATAAAGAGGATATCTTACGATTTATGTACGACCAAAACGTTCCGTTTGATAACAATCAGGCTGAAAGAGATATCAGAATGACGAAAGTACAGCAGAAGATATCAGGTACTTTCCGCAGTGAACAGGGTGCAAAAAATTTCTGCCGTATAAGAGGATACGTGTCTACTGTTAATAAGAATTCTGAATCTGTTATCGATGCAATTAGTGCAATATTTTATGGCAATTCATTTGTTCCAAAGTTGCAGAATTGA
- a CDS encoding XRE family transcriptional regulator encodes MQEKIKEIAARVKELRDISDISVEEMAEKLTLPVETYARYENAEEDVPASILFEIAQNLDVDLSVLLTGEVPRMHVFSVTRKDKGVSAERRKDYKYQNIAANFSHKKAEPFVVKVVPKPEGTPVSTNFHPGQEFDYVLEGTLKVTIHHNEIVLEEGDSIFFDSNYAHGMQAMGGKPAKFLAVIL; translated from the coding sequence ATGCAGGAAAAGATCAAAGAAATTGCAGCTCGTGTAAAGGAATTACGTGATATTTCGGATATTTCCGTTGAGGAGATGGCTGAAAAGCTAACATTGCCTGTTGAAACATACGCCAGGTATGAGAATGCAGAAGAGGACGTTCCGGCAAGCATTTTATTTGAGATTGCCCAGAACCTCGATGTTGATCTATCTGTGCTGCTTACAGGTGAAGTTCCAAGGATGCATGTGTTCTCTGTAACCCGAAAGGACAAAGGAGTCAGTGCCGAGCGTCGTAAAGATTACAAGTACCAGAACATTGCTGCTAATTTTTCTCACAAGAAAGCTGAACCTTTTGTTGTCAAGGTAGTCCCGAAACCGGAAGGAACACCTGTATCAACTAACTTTCATCCCGGACAGGAATTCGATTACGTCCTTGAAGGTACCCTGAAAGTAACTATTCATCATAACGAGATAGTTCTTGAAGAAGGAGATTCCATTTTTTTTGATTCCAATTATGCACACGGAATGCAGGCAATGGGTGGAAAACCTGCAAAATTCCTGGCTGTTATTTTATGA
- a CDS encoding thioredoxin domain-containing protein — translation MTENNVIEVNDSNWDELIGNQEKPMVVMFYLPTCVHCKEIEPYFREYSSEFHDSCTFVRMNGLESPMTARKYGIRGTPTFKFFCKGRAIKEEVGLVYPSILRKSIEELVNHGDECVLHTSPLADEISPYE, via the coding sequence ATGACTGAAAATAATGTGATCGAAGTTAATGATTCTAACTGGGATGAATTAATTGGAAATCAGGAGAAGCCCATGGTAGTTATGTTCTATCTTCCTACCTGTGTTCATTGCAAGGAAATAGAACCTTATTTCAGGGAATATTCAAGTGAATTCCATGATTCATGTACTTTTGTCAGGATGAACGGACTTGAGAGCCCTATGACTGCAAGGAAATATGGTATAAGAGGAACTCCAACTTTTAAGTTCTTCTGCAAGGGACGTGCTATTAAAGAAGAAGTTGGTCTGGTCTATCCTTCCATACTAAGAAAATCCATTGAAGAACTTGTAAATCATGGCGATGAATGTGTCTTGCACACCTCTCCCCTGGCAGATGAAATTTCACCATATGAGTGA